Below is a window of Gilliamella sp. ESL0405 DNA.
TAAGGTAATAGAGCACTTTGTAAATATTTATATATTATTCATTTTGCTGCTGAGTACGATGAAATCTCTGTTATATCTGATGATTGGTTAAAAGAATTTGAAAACTTATTAATGGTTTTATTTGCAATCCTTGTAATCATTTCACTCAACTATTTGTACATTAAATTACGTTATGCGTAGTATGGGATATATATAAAATCTACGATTAGCGTAACCTTAGGCAATTCTTCTCAGAGGGCTACATGAAGATCACAAATAAATATCGTTCTATATTTTGCTTAAGATTAAAGCATATTAGACTTGAGCGTGGTTTATCGCAAAAAGAACTAGGCAAATTGGCAGGTATAGATGAATTTGTCGCAAGTGCTCGTATTAATAGATATGAACAAGGGATTCATGAAGCGAGTTTAGATACTGCCGGAAGATTAGCTGAAGCTTTAGATATACCGTTAGCTTATTTGTATGCAGAAGATGATAAGCTGGCAGAGGTGATTTTAAAATATAAGAAAAATAAACACTAATTTGGGGTTTTCGATTTGGTATTAATTTTGAAAAGTTGATCATAGAAAACCGGTAACAGCTAGCCCCAGTTTGTGCTAGCAAAATATATTAATTTATCTATCTATGCTGTATCGATAACTGTTGATATATTTAAATATATAGCTCTATGAATTTTTCTTCATGGTCCTTAGTAAAAATGTATCCCTCATGATTTCTTTGATTAATATTTTCTAATAGT
It encodes the following:
- a CDS encoding helix-turn-helix domain-containing protein, giving the protein MKITNKYRSIFCLRLKHIRLERGLSQKELGKLAGIDEFVASARINRYEQGIHEASLDTAGRLAEALDIPLAYLYAEDDKLAEVILKYKKNKH